A genomic segment from Propioniciclava sp. MC1595 encodes:
- the secA gene encoding preprotein translocase subunit SecA has protein sequence MHLGEGRQVKRLEAIANQVNSIESEFEAMSDEELRGMTAEFRTRLEAGETLDDLLPEAFATVREASRRVLGKRHFDVQLMGGAALHQANIAEMKTGEGKTLTATLPSYLNALTGKGVHVVTVNDYLAKYQSEQMGRVHHFLGLETGVILQHMTPAERRVAYAADITYGTNNEFGFDYLRDNMALSLEDCVQRGHHYAIVDEVDSILVDEARTPLIISGPAEDNKQWYPVFARLAKRMIRDTHYEVDEKKKTISVMEPGIGLVEDRLGIDNLYESANTPLISYLNNAIKAKELFARDKDYMVTGDGEVVIVDEFTGRTLAGRRYSEGLHQALEAKEGVEIKEEFQTLATITLQNYFRMYDKLAGMTGTAKTEESEFQKIYGLGVLPIATNRPMVRVDQADLIYRTEDAKFNAVVADVVQRHEAGQPVLLGTASVAKSELLSKRLVRAGVPHEVLNAKNHAREAAIVALAGRKGAVTVATNMAGRGTDIILGGNAEFLTDAMLREKGLDPVEGPEEYEAAWAELYPQVEAQCDAEHAEVVELGGLYVVGSERHESRRIDNQLRGRSGRQGDPGESRFYLSLQDDLMRLFQADLIERVLLALNVPDDVPIENKQVTNSVAKAQEMVESQNFEMRKNVLKYDDVMNRQRHTIYGDRRRVLEGADLDSRLRDATGKVVEQVVRNHTEGFAEDWDLDSLWSQLRTLYPVGLDQADYEDGSATADQLVEDFLADADRAYDAREQQLTAPIMREVERRVVLSVLDRKWREHLYEMDYLREGIGLRAMAQRDPLIEYQREGGDMFNAMMDAFLEESIGFVFNLEVNVTPQQAAPQVGVVRDAEGAAVDVAGAARQLTYSGPEEGGGVEVHTEDETGAEVATDDAEAVQPPVPPQNRKQRRSNKKRR, from the coding sequence ATGCACCTGGGCGAGGGACGCCAGGTCAAGCGCCTCGAGGCGATCGCCAACCAGGTGAACTCCATCGAGTCCGAGTTCGAGGCCATGAGCGACGAGGAACTGCGCGGCATGACCGCCGAGTTCCGCACCCGCCTCGAGGCGGGCGAGACGCTCGACGACCTGCTCCCCGAGGCGTTCGCGACGGTGCGCGAGGCGTCCCGGCGCGTGCTCGGCAAGCGCCACTTCGACGTGCAGCTCATGGGCGGGGCAGCCCTGCACCAGGCCAACATCGCCGAGATGAAGACCGGTGAGGGCAAGACCCTGACCGCGACGCTGCCCAGCTACCTCAACGCGCTGACCGGCAAGGGCGTCCACGTCGTCACGGTGAACGACTACCTGGCCAAGTACCAGTCCGAGCAGATGGGCCGCGTCCACCACTTCCTGGGTCTGGAGACCGGCGTCATCCTGCAGCACATGACCCCGGCCGAGCGCCGCGTCGCCTACGCCGCCGACATCACCTACGGCACCAACAACGAGTTCGGCTTCGACTACCTGCGCGACAACATGGCCCTGTCGCTGGAGGACTGCGTCCAGCGCGGCCACCACTACGCGATCGTCGACGAGGTCGACTCGATCCTGGTGGACGAGGCGCGTACGCCGTTGATCATCTCCGGCCCCGCCGAGGACAACAAGCAGTGGTACCCGGTGTTCGCCCGACTGGCGAAGCGGATGATCCGCGACACCCACTACGAGGTCGACGAGAAGAAGAAGACCATCTCGGTCATGGAGCCGGGCATCGGCCTGGTCGAGGACCGGCTGGGCATCGACAACCTCTACGAGTCGGCCAACACGCCGCTGATCAGCTACCTGAACAACGCCATCAAGGCCAAGGAACTGTTCGCCCGCGACAAGGACTACATGGTCACCGGTGACGGCGAGGTCGTGATCGTCGACGAGTTCACCGGCCGCACGCTGGCGGGCCGGCGCTACTCCGAGGGCCTGCACCAGGCGCTGGAGGCCAAGGAGGGCGTGGAGATCAAGGAGGAGTTCCAGACCCTCGCCACGATCACGCTGCAGAACTACTTCCGCATGTACGACAAGCTCGCGGGCATGACCGGTACGGCCAAGACCGAGGAGAGCGAGTTCCAGAAGATCTACGGCCTCGGCGTGCTGCCGATCGCCACCAACCGACCGATGGTCCGCGTCGACCAGGCCGACCTGATCTACCGCACCGAGGACGCCAAGTTCAACGCGGTCGTCGCCGACGTCGTGCAGCGGCACGAGGCCGGCCAGCCCGTCCTGCTGGGCACGGCGTCCGTGGCCAAGTCGGAGCTGCTGAGCAAGCGCCTGGTCCGGGCCGGGGTGCCGCACGAGGTGCTGAACGCGAAGAACCACGCGCGCGAGGCCGCGATCGTGGCCCTCGCCGGGCGCAAGGGTGCGGTCACCGTCGCCACCAACATGGCCGGTCGAGGCACCGACATCATCCTGGGCGGCAACGCCGAGTTCCTCACCGACGCGATGCTGCGCGAGAAGGGCCTCGACCCCGTCGAGGGCCCCGAGGAGTACGAGGCCGCCTGGGCCGAGCTCTACCCGCAGGTCGAGGCGCAGTGCGACGCCGAGCACGCCGAGGTCGTCGAGCTGGGCGGCCTGTACGTCGTGGGCTCCGAGCGCCACGAGAGCCGCCGCATCGACAACCAGCTGCGCGGTCGCTCCGGTCGCCAGGGCGACCCGGGTGAGTCCCGGTTCTACCTGTCGCTGCAGGACGACCTGATGCGCCTGTTCCAGGCCGACCTCATCGAGCGCGTCCTGCTGGCCCTCAACGTCCCCGACGACGTTCCGATCGAGAACAAGCAGGTCACCAACTCCGTCGCCAAGGCGCAGGAGATGGTCGAGAGCCAGAACTTCGAGATGCGCAAGAACGTCCTCAAGTACGACGACGTGATGAACCGCCAGCGCCACACCATCTACGGCGACCGCCGCCGCGTGCTCGAGGGCGCCGACCTGGACAGCCGCCTGCGCGACGCGACCGGCAAGGTCGTCGAGCAGGTCGTGCGCAACCACACCGAGGGCTTCGCCGAGGACTGGGACCTCGACTCCCTGTGGTCGCAGCTGCGCACCCTGTACCCGGTGGGCCTGGACCAGGCCGACTACGAGGACGGGTCGGCCACCGCCGACCAGCTCGTCGAGGACTTCCTCGCCGACGCCGACCGCGCCTACGACGCCCGCGAGCAGCAGCTCACGGCGCCGATCATGCGCGAGGTCGAGCGCCGCGTCGTGCTGTCGGTGCTCGACCGCAAGTGGCGCGAGCACCTCTACGAGATGGACTACCTGCGCGAGGGCATCGGCCTGCGCGCCATGGCCCAGCGCGACCCGCTCATCGAGTACCAGCGCGAGGGCGGCGACATGTTCAACGCCATGATGGACGCCTTCCTCGAGGAGTCGATCGGCTTCGTGTTCAACCTCGAGGTCAACGTCACACCGCAGCAGGCCGCGCCCCAGGTGGGCGTCGTCCGGGACGCCGAGGGTGCGGCCGTCGACGTGGCCGGTGCCGCGCGCCAGCTCACCTACTCCGGCCCGGAGGAGGGCGGCGGCGTCGAGGTGCACACCGAGGACGAGACCGGTGCCGAGGTGGCGACGGACGACGCCGAGGCCGTGCAGCCGCCCGTGCCCCCGCAGAACCGCAAGCAGCGCCGCTCCAACAAGAAGCGCCGCTGA
- a CDS encoding DNA glycosylase AlkZ-like family protein, translating into MPGRRLSHAQALVSPFDSSVFERKRLEKLFGTYFRIEIYVPEPQRQYGYYVYLFWFGDRPAARVDLKADRAAGVLRVQSAWLEDWAGDRAGDVAGALASELHLMAGWLGLSEVAVAPRGTLAARLAPAV; encoded by the coding sequence ATGCCCGGCCGCCGCCTGTCCCACGCGCAGGCCCTGGTCAGCCCGTTCGACTCGTCGGTCTTCGAGCGGAAGCGGCTGGAGAAGCTGTTCGGCACGTACTTCCGCATCGAGATCTACGTGCCCGAGCCGCAGCGGCAGTACGGCTACTACGTGTACCTCTTCTGGTTCGGCGACCGGCCCGCCGCCCGGGTCGATCTCAAGGCCGACCGTGCCGCCGGCGTCCTGCGGGTCCAGTCCGCCTGGTTGGAGGACTGGGCGGGGGACCGCGCCGGCGACGTGGCCGGGGCGCTGGCGTCCGAGTTGCACCTGATGGCGGGCTGGTTGGGCCTGTCCGAGGTCGCGGTGGCGCCGCGCGGCACACTGGCCGCACGGCTCGCACCGGCGGTGTGA
- the hpf gene encoding ribosome hibernation-promoting factor, HPF/YfiA family codes for MDVIVTGRRCTISDDFREKVAERITGIERFRDRVQRVEVQVSTNQHKQPDQAIQVEITLIGKGPVVRSVASADDKSVAFEHALDKMKAQLRRAADRRKVHRGLRVSDTLEVPATADAGAQAEDGPQVRRIAGLEVTGDGPLVVREKIFPATPLTLAQALDEMELVGHDFFLYVDAESGAPSVVYRRKAYDYGVIHLDVAGKE; via the coding sequence ATGGACGTCATCGTCACCGGCCGTCGCTGCACCATCTCGGACGACTTCCGGGAGAAGGTTGCCGAGCGCATCACCGGCATCGAGCGGTTCCGCGATCGGGTCCAGCGGGTGGAGGTGCAGGTCTCGACGAACCAGCACAAGCAACCGGACCAGGCCATCCAGGTGGAGATCACCCTCATCGGGAAGGGACCGGTCGTCCGGTCCGTCGCGTCCGCCGACGACAAGTCGGTCGCCTTCGAGCACGCGCTCGACAAGATGAAGGCGCAGCTGCGTCGTGCCGCCGACCGGCGCAAGGTCCACCGCGGGCTCCGCGTGTCCGACACCCTCGAGGTGCCCGCGACCGCCGACGCCGGCGCGCAGGCCGAGGACGGCCCGCAGGTGCGCCGCATCGCCGGGCTCGAGGTCACCGGTGACGGCCCGCTGGTCGTCCGCGAGAAGATCTTCCCCGCGACCCCGCTGACGCTGGCGCAGGCCCTGGACGAGATGGAGCTCGTGGGCCACGACTTCTTCCTCTACGTGGACGCCGAGTCCGGCGCCCCCAGCGTCGTCTACCGCCGCAAGGCCTACGACTACGGCGTGATCCACCTGGACGTCGCCGGCAAGGAGTGA
- a CDS encoding ComF family protein produces MLAGWVDAAASLLLGSACPGCRAPCAHLCAACAAEVAAAEPFAVALPAAPVPFVPVVAAARYEELWQRCILAYKERTGWWLGGVLGAALALAVADALRRGPGRPDPLVLVPMPSQRATVRERGLDTTLLLARTAARRLAASGLATRVAPVLSHTRAVADQSGLDERQRRTNLAGALGARPAPEGTLVVVDDLATTGASLVEACRALASAGTPPTACAIVAATPRRDGRRC; encoded by the coding sequence GTGCTGGCCGGTTGGGTGGACGCCGCGGCGTCGTTGCTGCTCGGCTCGGCGTGCCCGGGGTGCCGCGCGCCGTGCGCCCACCTGTGCGCGGCCTGCGCCGCAGAGGTGGCTGCGGCCGAACCCTTCGCCGTGGCGCTGCCGGCCGCGCCGGTGCCGTTCGTGCCCGTTGTGGCCGCGGCCCGGTACGAGGAGCTGTGGCAGCGCTGCATCCTCGCCTACAAGGAGCGCACGGGCTGGTGGCTGGGCGGCGTGCTCGGGGCCGCGCTCGCCCTGGCGGTGGCGGACGCCCTCCGGCGCGGTCCCGGACGCCCCGACCCGCTGGTGCTCGTGCCCATGCCCTCGCAGCGGGCGACCGTGCGTGAGCGCGGGCTGGACACCACGCTCCTGCTGGCCCGGACGGCGGCCCGCCGGCTCGCGGCGTCCGGGCTGGCGACACGGGTGGCCCCGGTGCTGTCCCACACCCGGGCGGTGGCCGACCAGTCCGGCCTGGACGAGCGGCAGCGCCGCACGAACCTGGCGGGCGCGCTGGGCGCCCGGCCCGCCCCGGAGGGGACGCTGGTGGTGGTCGACGACCTCGCCACCACGGGGGCAAGCCTCGTCGAGGCGTGTCGCGCGCTCGCGTCGGCGGGGACCCCGCCGACGGCCTGCGCGATCGTGGCCGCCACCCCCCGCCGGGACGGTCGCCGGTGCTAG
- a CDS encoding LpqB family beta-propeller domain-containing protein produces the protein MRRLLLAVLVLAVALAGCSGVPTTGPVERVSAAPGRLNPGVEIAPAPPGRNATAITVVEGFLHAMASYQPDYSVARAYLTPEASRTWSPEAGVRIYAEGNPVVATETNATLRAPVVGTLDSQGAYRQSTETIEHDFGLVRDDDDQWRISNPPAGLLISEYLFSSAFTRVTPYFYAPGGSWLVPDPRFYPRGPGAYEGTARAVVWGATEWLAPAVEPALPGIRLASAVVTSTGVARVELTRGASDLDPAQRIALATQLVWSYRSFESVVAVSVGWAGDEPWAVEPYGQVIPVTGFPEADPAPRQGSRQLFGLEQGQVVRVMEGPGSGQNLRVAPGVTAATHAAVRQDALVAVAVSADRSGLELAPLGEAVLRPLGTSAGLRRPQFSREGAVWVNNDAGELAVVSPQGEWALGTATDLGEGLIQAFRLSPDGTRVALVVQRPGGQQVLGLARVTDADTLPVVDGWRELNVATGSLAQLTVLDVGWRAADSLLVLVSDGRTTSVLAVAQDGSTVVPIGPSAATDLVELAVAPGVPPMVRSAEGAVWRYNSDFRWSSHATGLTTIFYP, from the coding sequence GTGAGGCGCCTGCTCCTGGCCGTGCTCGTGCTGGCCGTGGCCCTGGCCGGCTGCAGCGGCGTGCCCACCACCGGCCCCGTCGAGCGCGTGTCCGCGGCCCCGGGCCGGCTCAACCCCGGCGTGGAGATCGCGCCCGCGCCCCCGGGCCGCAACGCGACCGCCATCACGGTGGTCGAGGGCTTCCTGCACGCCATGGCGTCCTACCAGCCCGACTACTCGGTGGCCCGGGCCTACCTGACGCCCGAGGCGTCCCGGACCTGGAGCCCGGAGGCCGGCGTGCGCATCTACGCCGAGGGCAACCCCGTGGTCGCCACCGAGACCAACGCCACGCTGCGCGCCCCCGTGGTCGGCACCCTCGACTCCCAGGGCGCCTACCGGCAGTCGACGGAGACGATCGAGCACGACTTCGGGCTGGTCCGCGACGACGACGACCAGTGGAGGATCAGCAACCCGCCCGCGGGACTGCTGATCTCGGAGTACCTGTTCTCGAGCGCGTTCACCCGGGTCACCCCGTACTTCTACGCGCCGGGCGGAAGCTGGCTGGTGCCCGACCCGCGCTTCTACCCCCGGGGTCCGGGGGCCTACGAGGGCACCGCCCGTGCGGTCGTCTGGGGCGCCACCGAGTGGCTGGCCCCCGCGGTCGAGCCGGCCCTGCCGGGCATCCGGCTCGCGAGCGCGGTCGTCACCTCCACCGGGGTGGCCCGCGTCGAACTGACCCGCGGGGCGTCCGACCTCGACCCCGCGCAGCGGATCGCGCTGGCCACGCAACTGGTGTGGAGCTACCGCTCGTTCGAGTCGGTCGTCGCCGTCTCGGTCGGCTGGGCCGGCGATGAGCCCTGGGCCGTCGAGCCGTACGGCCAGGTCATCCCGGTCACGGGCTTCCCCGAGGCCGACCCCGCCCCCCGCCAGGGCAGCCGCCAGCTGTTCGGGCTGGAGCAGGGGCAGGTCGTCCGCGTCATGGAGGGCCCCGGGAGCGGCCAGAACCTGCGCGTCGCGCCCGGCGTCACCGCTGCGACGCACGCGGCCGTGCGTCAGGACGCCCTAGTGGCCGTGGCGGTCAGCGCGGACCGGTCCGGGCTGGAGCTGGCCCCCCTCGGCGAGGCGGTGCTGCGGCCGCTCGGCACCTCCGCCGGGCTGCGCCGCCCGCAGTTCTCGCGCGAGGGCGCGGTGTGGGTCAACAACGACGCCGGCGAGCTCGCGGTGGTCTCCCCGCAGGGGGAGTGGGCGCTCGGCACGGCGACCGACCTCGGCGAGGGACTGATCCAGGCCTTCCGGCTGTCCCCGGACGGGACGCGCGTCGCCCTCGTCGTGCAGCGCCCGGGCGGCCAGCAGGTGCTCGGGCTGGCCCGGGTCACCGACGCCGACACGCTGCCCGTGGTCGACGGGTGGCGCGAGCTCAACGTGGCCACCGGGTCCCTGGCCCAACTGACGGTGCTCGACGTGGGCTGGCGTGCGGCGGACTCGTTGCTGGTCCTGGTCTCCGACGGGCGCACCACCAGCGTGCTGGCGGTCGCCCAGGACGGCTCCACCGTGGTCCCGATCGGGCCGTCCGCGGCCACCGACCTGGTGGAACTCGCCGTCGCGCCCGGCGTGCCCCCGATGGTGCGCTCGGCCGAGGGCGCGGTGTGGCGCTACAACAGCGACTTCCGCTGGTCGAGCCACGCGACCGGCCTGACGACGATCTTCTATCCCTGA
- the mtrB gene encoding MtrAB system histidine kinase MtrB — protein sequence MLRAPARWWSRSLSFRVVTNSVLAALAVFGVTGWLLVDQSTRGILEAKTQQSVSEASAVLEGMQASLRDADLRTSTVNERLTLLARDAASRGNVGNQYEVVITGPVSDITSAGVDVASVPEPIREAVQEGGQDLFTTPTSIEFTDGRTPRTGLVVGGALLAPGSGRYPVYFLFGMEQEEQTLQVVQRSALTAAAVFLPLITGLMYLISLQALRPIRAARVTSERIAAGHLDERMQIRGSDDLAGLGRSMNHMADELGRKIQQLENLSLVQRQFVSDVSHELRTPLTTVRMAADVLYDEREEFDVVTRRSTELLKGELDRFESLLTELLEISRFDAGAAELQVDDVDLVSLVAAEVAAQRPLADANATRLVLDAPEEVRCRVDPRRVRRIISNLLSNAIEHGEGRDVVLTIGANQTAVAVTVRDHGVGFSAAQAHQVFTRFWRADPSRQRTVGGSGLGLSIALEDAQLHGGWLNAWGRPGHGAQFRLTLPWDAGGEVGESPLPVVPAERRTW from the coding sequence GTGCTCCGGGCCCCGGCACGCTGGTGGTCCCGCTCCCTGTCGTTCCGGGTGGTCACGAACAGCGTGCTCGCCGCCCTGGCGGTGTTCGGCGTGACCGGCTGGCTGCTGGTCGACCAGTCGACCCGCGGCATCCTCGAGGCCAAGACGCAGCAGTCGGTGTCCGAGGCGTCCGCGGTGCTCGAGGGCATGCAGGCCTCCCTCCGGGACGCCGACCTGCGCACGTCCACCGTCAACGAGCGCCTCACCCTGCTGGCCCGCGACGCCGCCAGCCGCGGCAACGTCGGCAACCAGTACGAGGTGGTGATCACCGGACCGGTCTCCGACATCACCTCGGCCGGTGTCGACGTCGCGTCGGTGCCCGAGCCGATCCGCGAGGCCGTGCAGGAGGGGGGACAGGACCTGTTCACCACCCCGACCTCCATCGAGTTCACCGACGGGCGGACGCCGCGGACCGGCCTCGTGGTGGGCGGTGCGCTGCTCGCGCCCGGCTCGGGGCGCTACCCGGTCTACTTCCTGTTCGGGATGGAGCAGGAGGAGCAGACGCTCCAGGTCGTGCAGCGCTCGGCCCTCACCGCCGCCGCGGTGTTCCTGCCGCTGATCACCGGCCTGATGTACCTGATCTCCCTGCAGGCGCTGCGGCCGATTCGGGCGGCGCGCGTGACATCCGAGCGGATCGCGGCGGGGCACCTCGACGAGCGCATGCAGATCCGGGGTTCCGACGACCTCGCCGGCCTCGGCCGCTCCATGAACCACATGGCCGACGAGCTCGGCCGCAAGATCCAGCAGCTGGAGAACCTGTCGCTGGTGCAGCGGCAGTTCGTCTCCGACGTGAGCCACGAGCTCCGGACGCCGCTGACGACCGTCCGCATGGCCGCCGACGTGCTCTACGACGAGCGCGAGGAGTTCGACGTGGTGACCCGCCGCTCCACCGAGCTGCTCAAGGGGGAGCTGGACCGGTTCGAGTCGCTGCTCACCGAGCTGCTCGAGATCAGCCGCTTCGATGCCGGCGCCGCCGAACTCCAGGTCGACGACGTCGACCTGGTCTCGCTGGTCGCCGCAGAGGTCGCCGCCCAGCGGCCCCTCGCCGACGCCAACGCCACCCGCCTTGTCCTGGACGCCCCCGAGGAGGTGCGCTGCCGCGTCGACCCGCGCCGGGTGCGGCGGATCATCTCCAACCTGCTCAGCAACGCCATCGAGCACGGCGAGGGGCGCGACGTGGTGCTCACCATCGGGGCCAACCAGACCGCGGTCGCCGTCACCGTGCGCGACCACGGGGTCGGCTTCAGCGCCGCCCAGGCCCACCAGGTCTTCACCCGGTTCTGGCGGGCCGACCCGTCCCGCCAGCGCACCGTCGGCGGCTCCGGCCTCGGCCTGTCGATCGCCCTCGAGGACGCCCAGCTGCACGGCGGCTGGCTCAACGCGTGGGGGCGTCCGGGCCACGGGGCCCAGTTCCGGCTCACCCTGCCCTGGGACGCGGGCGGGGAGGTCGGGGAGTCGCCCCTGCCGGTCGTCCCCGCCGAGAGGAGGACGTGGTGA
- the mtrA gene encoding MtrAB system response regulator MtrA, with protein sequence MNGTKVLVVDDDAALAEMLQIVLQASGFDTVWVGRGDEVLEEFRRFRPDLVLLDLMLPGRDGVDVCRDLRAESDVPIVMLTAKSDTSDVVEGLEAGADDYVPKPFKTQELLARVKTRLRRSAAAGEDAAVLRIGDIVIDVDAHTVHRGDEPIALTPLEFDLLLALARKPRQAFTRELLLQEVWGYRHPGDTRLVNVHVQRLRSKIERDPEHPEIIVTVRGIGYRAGTPSAP encoded by the coding sequence GTGAACGGCACCAAGGTGCTGGTGGTCGACGACGACGCCGCGCTGGCCGAGATGCTGCAGATCGTGCTGCAGGCGTCGGGCTTCGACACGGTCTGGGTGGGTCGCGGCGACGAGGTGCTGGAGGAGTTCCGGCGCTTCCGGCCCGACCTCGTGCTGCTCGACCTCATGCTGCCCGGCCGCGACGGCGTCGACGTGTGCCGCGACCTGCGCGCCGAGTCCGACGTGCCGATCGTGATGCTCACCGCCAAGTCCGACACCTCCGACGTCGTAGAGGGCCTCGAGGCCGGCGCCGACGACTACGTGCCCAAGCCCTTCAAGACCCAGGAGCTGCTGGCCCGCGTCAAGACCCGCCTGCGCCGCTCGGCCGCGGCGGGGGAGGACGCAGCCGTCCTCCGCATCGGCGACATCGTCATCGACGTGGACGCCCACACGGTCCACCGCGGCGACGAGCCGATCGCGCTCACCCCGCTGGAGTTCGACCTGCTCCTCGCGCTGGCCCGCAAGCCGCGCCAGGCGTTCACCCGCGAGCTCCTCCTGCAGGAGGTGTGGGGCTACCGCCACCCCGGCGACACCCGGCTGGTGAACGTCCACGTGCAGCGGCTGCGCAGCAAGATCGAGCGCGACCCCGAGCACCCCGAGATCATCGTGACGGTGCGCGGCATCGGTTACCGCGCGGGGACGCCGTCGGCGCCATGA
- a CDS encoding YqgE/AlgH family protein, whose product MDPEITSAPIEPGTLLVAGVELTDGVFDGSVVLLLDVDASGALGVVLNAFTGVDLASVLPGWDALTTWPHRLYDGGPVSQEGAICLATPSHPTEEPPGWRPLFDRVGLLHLETPIELATDAYSDLRIFAGYAGWAPGQLQGEVAQGMWHPVRALHADVFDPDPETLWRRVLARQGGQLGWLSTWTPTPELN is encoded by the coding sequence GTGGACCCGGAGATCACCAGCGCGCCGATCGAGCCCGGCACGCTGCTCGTGGCCGGGGTCGAACTGACCGACGGGGTGTTCGACGGGTCCGTGGTGCTCCTGCTCGACGTGGACGCCTCGGGCGCCCTCGGCGTGGTGCTCAACGCCTTCACCGGGGTGGACCTGGCCAGCGTGCTGCCCGGCTGGGACGCGCTGACGACCTGGCCCCACCGCCTCTACGACGGGGGCCCGGTGTCGCAGGAGGGGGCGATCTGCCTGGCCACCCCCAGCCACCCCACCGAGGAGCCGCCGGGCTGGCGTCCGTTGTTCGACCGGGTGGGCCTGCTGCACCTGGAGACGCCGATCGAGCTGGCCACCGATGCCTACAGCGACCTGCGCATCTTCGCCGGCTACGCCGGGTGGGCGCCGGGCCAGTTGCAGGGCGAGGTGGCGCAGGGGATGTGGCACCCGGTCCGGGCGCTCCACGCGGATGTGTTCGACCCGGATCCCGAAACGCTGTGGCGGCGCGTGCTCGCCCGCCAGGGGGGCCAACTAGGCTGGTTGTCCACGTGGACGCCCACGCCGGAACTGAACTGA
- a CDS encoding LLM class flavin-dependent oxidoreductase, whose product MSRPITLVASCVSHHRRRGAARHETVHRRPRDRGPGTSEKDALADALENVRHAEGLGYHRAWFAEHHLSRSGASHHPELLIAAAAATTSRIRLGSGRS is encoded by the coding sequence TTGTCCCGGCCCATTACCCTCGTCGCATCGTGCGTTTCGCACCATCGACGTCGAGGAGCCGCTCGTCATGAGACTGTCCATCGTCGACCTCGGGACCGTGGCCCCGGTACCTCCGAGAAGGACGCCCTGGCCGACGCGCTGGAGAACGTCCGGCACGCCGAGGGCCTGGGCTACCACCGGGCCTGGTTCGCCGAGCACCACCTGAGCCGCTCGGGGGCGTCCCACCACCCCGAGCTGCTGATCGCCGCCGCGGCAGCCACCACGTCCCGGATCAGGTTGGGGTCGGGGCGGTCCTGA
- a CDS encoding DUF1707 and DUF4870 domain-containing protein, with the protein MSNLPSLDLRVGDTERARAEALLQDAYCAGRLDEVELDERLGMVMTAQTRRDLNASVAGLPARFVAPRAVAPRSPQATSLGATAHFSGLLTWIFGPLFLYACSTPGTPARREAAHAFNYQLVAGLTFLVTAIVGGILLPEAAMEVIMPLGWVGWLLLTIVGGARALSGQRWNNPLTRLIRLRVLDPMR; encoded by the coding sequence ATGAGCAACCTCCCCTCCCTGGACCTGCGGGTCGGCGACACCGAGCGTGCGCGGGCCGAAGCCCTGCTGCAGGACGCGTACTGTGCCGGACGCCTCGACGAGGTCGAGCTCGACGAGCGGCTGGGGATGGTGATGACGGCGCAGACGCGTCGTGACCTCAACGCCTCCGTGGCGGGCCTCCCGGCCCGCTTCGTGGCCCCGCGGGCGGTCGCGCCGCGCAGCCCCCAGGCGACCTCGCTGGGAGCCACCGCGCACTTCTCGGGCCTGCTCACCTGGATCTTCGGGCCGCTGTTCCTCTACGCCTGCTCGACCCCGGGGACCCCGGCGCGGCGCGAGGCGGCCCACGCGTTCAACTACCAGCTGGTCGCGGGCCTGACGTTCCTCGTCACCGCCATCGTGGGGGGCATCCTGCTGCCCGAGGCGGCGATGGAGGTCATCATGCCGCTGGGCTGGGTCGGCTGGCTGTTGCTCACCATCGTCGGCGGTGCCCGGGCCCTGTCCGGCCAGCGCTGGAACAACCCGCTGACGCGCCTGATCCGCCTCCGCGTGCTGGACCCGATGCGCTGA
- a CDS encoding FKBP-type peptidyl-prolyl cis-trans isomerase encodes MDKPTIEIPDTDAPAELVLDDLEVGTGPEAKPGQQVAVHYVGVAWSDGTEFDNSYDRGEPLVFGLGAGQVIQGWDSGIAGMKVGGRRRITIPPHLGYGARGAGGVIKPNETLVFVCDLVGVR; translated from the coding sequence ATGGACAAGCCAACCATTGAGATCCCCGACACCGACGCCCCCGCCGAGCTCGTGCTCGACGACCTCGAGGTCGGCACCGGCCCCGAGGCCAAGCCGGGCCAGCAGGTCGCCGTGCACTACGTCGGCGTCGCCTGGTCCGACGGCACCGAGTTCGACAACTCCTACGACCGCGGCGAGCCGCTGGTCTTCGGCCTGGGCGCCGGTCAGGTCATCCAGGGCTGGGACTCCGGCATCGCCGGCATGAAGGTCGGCGGCCGTCGCCGCATCACCATCCCGCCGCACCTCGGCTACGGCGCGCGCGGCGCCGGCGGTGTGATCAAGCCCAACGAGACCCTTGTCTTCGTCTGCGACCTGGTGGGTGTGCGCTGA